GCGCCAGCGTACCAAATCTTATCCGGGTTAGAGTAATAATAAATCTTGGCAGAAAGGATAGCGTCTCGTGGGAGAAGCCTTGATGAACGAATGAAGCTCTTCAGAATCTGAGAATCTACGACCGTGTCGTTATTGAGGAGAAAGATGTATTCCGACCTATTCTTCAGAGCATGCCGCATACCGACGTTGTTTCCACCGGCAAAACCGAGGTTTTCCCTTGTTTCGATGACCGTGACTTCAGGGAATGCATTTCGAATGGCTTCGACGGAATTATCACTGGACCCGTTATCGACGACGATGACTTCGAAATGAGGATAATCAACCTGCCGAACCGATGCAAGGCACTCCAGGGTATCATCCCTGCCGTTCCAGTTAATAACGATGATAGCTATTTTAGGATCTTCCGTCATGGAGGGCCAGATCATTCCCGGCTGTAACGAGATATGAAATAGTGGCTGAAACTGTCACCGCCATGTCCCAACCCCTCTGAAAAATATGCGGTGACAAGGTAGACACAACCAGCGAGAGCGACCAACAAATACACAACATGTTTTTCGGTCCTATCCTTTATCATCTTCGTGAGGTCCTATCATGGAGCGTTCTCATGATGTCTTCAGAACCTGTCCCAATCGTAAATTGGCTCTCAGGAAATAGGGGAGACCGATGAGGAGAGAAAAGAGGAAGATACCCCCCTGGTATGCAAAGGAGAGTGCCAGGGCATTCTCTTTGACGACATGAAAGGGCGCCAATGCCATCCAAAATGCAACTTGCATAACACCGAGCGCGCCGGGCGAAGAGGGGATGAGAAAGCCGATATTCACAAAAAGGAGGAGCACAAGGGCAGCCTCAAAAAAAAGAGACGGCATCCGGTGCGTGAGAGAGAGGATAGACAGGTAATTGCATGTCCATGCGGAGATACTGAGCAGGAATACCAGGAAGAGTGTATTGGACTGTTTCAATTGGCCGAGGGGCTGCAAAAACCTCTCGATATAAGTCAGGGACCGGGATAACAGCCTGCCATGCCTCGGCAGGAGATTTGTCGCCTTCGAAATCATGTACAACGTGACCGCCGTCAGCGCGATGATCGCTATCATAATGAAAAGTATCTTGACGGTGTCGGGTGTAAGACCTCTGCTTCCATACCATATCCCGATGAGGAGAAAGACAGCCAGGGAAGAGACATCAAAGAGCCTTTCTATGAAGACCGTTGAGAGCCCTGCCATACGAGAGATACCTGCGCATTTGTTCAGATAATAGACACGGACCATTTCGCCGATGCGCAAAGGAAGGACGTAGTTTGCCATGTAGCCGACAACGATGCCGCCGAAAAGCGTGGTATATTTTACCGTCAGGATCTGGTGCGTCGTGATTCGCCACATAATCGCCCGGAACACACAACTCAAGCCGAAGAAGAGGACGCAGAGAGCGATGTCAACGCCATTGATGTTGAGGAAAGCCGCCAGAAACTGCGAGAACTCGATTTTATAGAAAGCGAAGAAAAGAAAGAGGCCGCTGACAGCGAATCCAAGGATGATCTTGAACGTTTTTGAATGAGACATCGGGAGATACTGTTTATCTGAAGAGATTGTATTTCACGATACATCTCAGGGCCGAAACGCCATCTTTCCAGCCTATCTTCTTGCCCTGCTCATAGGTCCTGCCGTAATAGGGGATGCCGACCTCGTATATCCTGCATCTCAGCTTTGCGATCTTTGCCGTCACCTCAGGCTCAAATCCGAACCTGTCCTCCTCAATTCTGATGGACTGGATGATTTCCCTCCTGAAGGCCTTGTAGCACGTTTCCATATCCGTCAGATTCAGATTCGTAAACATGTTTGACAGGCCGGTCAGGATCTTGTTTCCCACCATATGCCAATAGTAGACCACGCGGTGAGGGTCGCCTCCCATGAACCTCGAACCGTATACGACATCAGCTTTTCCGTCCAGAATCGGCTGAATGACCTTGGGAATTTCGTTGGGGTCGTATTCCAGATCCGCATCCTGGATTATCACGACATCTCCGCTTGCCGCAGCGATGCCCGTCCTCAGAGCAGCGCCCTTCCCCTTATTCCTGTCGTGATATACGATTTTATCGACGAGGGGTTTAATCGTGCTCTTCAACACTTCCCTGGTCCCGTCCGTCGAAAAATCATCGACGATAACGATCTCCTTGTTCTCGTAAGGCGACTTTGTCACAGCGCCGACAATGTCTGCTATCGTCTGGACTTCGTTGTAACAAGGTATAACGATACTCAGTTTCATAATCTATGCCCCCCTGAAATAATCAATGGTCTTCTTCAGGCCTTCTGCGAGCGGGATTCCCGGCCCCCACCCTAATACCGTTTTTGCAAGCCCTATGTCCGGCTGCCTCTGACGTGGATCATCCTGCGGAAGGGGCAGAAAGACTATCTTCGACGTTGACTG
The DNA window shown above is from Thermodesulfovibrionales bacterium and carries:
- a CDS encoding glycosyltransferase family 2 protein; protein product: MTEDPKIAIIVINWNGRDDTLECLASVRQVDYPHFEVIVVDNGSSDNSVEAIRNAFPEVTVIETRENLGFAGGNNVGMRHALKNRSEYIFLLNNDTVVDSQILKSFIRSSRLLPRDAILSAKIYYYSNPDKIWYAGA
- a CDS encoding lysylphosphatidylglycerol synthase transmembrane domain-containing protein, translated to MSHSKTFKIILGFAVSGLFLFFAFYKIEFSQFLAAFLNINGVDIALCVLFFGLSCVFRAIMWRITTHQILTVKYTTLFGGIVVGYMANYVLPLRIGEMVRVYYLNKCAGISRMAGLSTVFIERLFDVSSLAVFLLIGIWYGSRGLTPDTVKILFIMIAIIALTAVTLYMISKATNLLPRHGRLLSRSLTYIERFLQPLGQLKQSNTLFLVFLLSISAWTCNYLSILSLTHRMPSLFFEAALVLLLFVNIGFLIPSSPGALGVMQVAFWMALAPFHVVKENALALSFAYQGGIFLFSLLIGLPYFLRANLRLGQVLKTS
- a CDS encoding glycosyltransferase family 2 protein, with the protein product MKLSIVIPCYNEVQTIADIVGAVTKSPYENKEIVIVDDFSTDGTREVLKSTIKPLVDKIVYHDRNKGKGAALRTGIAAASGDVVIIQDADLEYDPNEIPKVIQPILDGKADVVYGSRFMGGDPHRVVYYWHMVGNKILTGLSNMFTNLNLTDMETCYKAFRREIIQSIRIEEDRFGFEPEVTAKIAKLRCRIYEVGIPYYGRTYEQGKKIGWKDGVSALRCIVKYNLFR